The Rattus rattus isolate New Zealand chromosome 8, Rrattus_CSIRO_v1, whole genome shotgun sequence genome contains the following window.
ctctgacccaaaaggacatgcacggtatgttctcactaataagtcgatattagacaaaaaaaaataaggacagaATACCTGGGATATattccacagaattcaaaaaggtcaacaagatgaagggcccaagtgaggatacctcagtcacacttgggagggagaagaaagcaactacaagtgaggggaaggaaagagggtcagtggagggaaagggaatagtGTTGGGGatgagggaaacatgatctggtgttgtggaggggggagaaaggactgaatccctgagagacataagaaagaacagaaacaggaacctcgggaggaaggagaatgctctagaatgtaccagagacctgggaagtgagagaccctcaggactcaaaggggggaccctagatgaaagacCCTACAGTAGGGAGAAGGATCTTACTGAActcacctccaacagaaagacaagaCAACAAATTAGGGATCGGGATGCTATCCcacaaagctctgacccataattcttcctgtctgaaagaaattcggggatggaactggagaagagcctggggaaaagaaggtccagtgacaagtccaaagtgggatccacctcaaggggagatcctaagacctgacaccattactgaggctatggggtgctcacaaaagggacctatcatgactgccctctcaaagacccaacaagcagctgaaagagtcagatgcagatatgtgcacccaaccatgAGCAGAAGCTGCCGAGCCTTCCGTTGAATTAGGAAAGagcaggaggaaaaaggaggaaaaaaggtggagggcaaacctgtaggaggaccagcagtctcaagtaacctggacccctgaggttACATACTGGATCACCAAGGAGGCAGCATACACCATCTGAGATGAGGactccaatacatatacagcagaggatccCTGGGTCTGGGTgtactcagagaagatgcacctaaacctcaagagactggaggctccaggaagtttagaggtctggtggtgtgggtggagtggggatatccttgtggaggAGGAccttgtggaggaggaggaagtatgggatgtggaacttttgggggacagggagagTAAACTGGGAGGCGAATAatatctggagtataaaaataaatgaataattttgatTTCCAATAGATGTATAATCAAACATAATTGTGTCATATTTAGTGTATATAATTCAAAGCAATACAAATCACATATTACTAGAAACTtaacttttcagttttaaattaatgattacTTTAGAATTTATCATGTAATGCATAATGTCTACAACCATAATTTCACTTTATAAATTCATGATAGGTGATTTATAGGGCACCCGAGCGTATCAGCCAGGCCCCGAAGGCGGGACTCGGTGTGGCGGATCCCCGCCCGGCAGTTGGGCAGTGGCTTGGCTCGAAGGCCGCGAGTTCGAGTGCCTCATGAAGAACCATTCGGTGACCATCGGGCGCAACTCTTCGCAGGGCTCGGTAGATAAGAGCATGGGCCACTAGAGCTTCATCTCGTCGCGCCACCTGGAGATCTTCACACCCCCCGGCGGTGGCCACAGCGCGGCcgccctggaacccacacagccCCGGCCAGACATGGGCTGCGACTTCTACCTAAGCTGTTTTGGCAAGAACTGCGTGTTCGTGTACAGGGTGTTCCAGTGGTGGGGGGCTGCAGCTGCCACGCGTGTGCACGTTCAGGTTTCTGAGcacaaatatcaaaataacatTCACAGCCCTATCCAGCgagaaaagagagaagcaggaagcacCTGAGTCACCGGTGAAGCCTGTGCAGCCACACATCTCACCCCTGACCATCAACATTCAAGACATGGTGGCCCTCCTCATcagcccccttccctcccccacgggaactaTCAGTGCTGCAAAATCCTGCCCATCCAGCCCCCAGGGAGCAGGATTTTAGGGTACAAAATGGGCCATGTGATACCATCTGACCTTAATTTAACAGCTGACAATTCACagccagaaaatgaaaaggaagcttCAGGTGGAGACAGCCCAAAGGATGACTCAAAACCACCTTATTCCTATGTACAATTGATAGTACAAGCAATTACAATGgctcctgataaacaacttaccCTAAATGGGATCTATACACACATCACTAAAAACTATCCATACTACAGGACTGCGGACAAGGGCTAGCAGAATTCAATTCGCCACAATCTCTCTCTGAACCGTTATTTCATCAAAGTGCCACGTTCCCAGGAAGAACCAGGCAAAGGCCTTACGTCAGTAGGAGAGGATACACCTAGACATCCAATGACTTTAGGTGCCCAGGTGATTTAATACGTGGGAGAGGGGTGTCCCGCACCTCAGTGGAGAATAGAAGATATGAGGGGAGGGACTATGCTGGGTGTGGGGGAAAGTGTGatcagatgtaaagtgaatgagtaaaaattaatggaaaaaagtaatacaaaaatatcaatatttgtaaGATAGATGACTGAAAAGGGAGCCTAATGAGTTAAATGAAAAGGAGCACAAAAtaacttgaaaggaaaagaatgaataaataaagaaaaagtaaaagatttACCATGTAATTACATAGGAAATGTAAAGAGATAGTGTCGTAAAATCATATATTGTATGGTGTGATTTTCTCATGCCTGGGGTTTTTCTTTGAGGTTATTTGTTCCGCTAGATAAGAAAATGGGTATATTTGTGGGGTTAGTCAAATTAGTCCTGTGTTCTTTGTATGACATCAAAGCATTGAGTTCCATAGCCATttcctcccttctaagaagttctTGCACTGGTGCATGTTCATTTCTGTGAGGTCTGGAACACTTTACTGACTTTCAGACAGAAGGCCTAACTCTCCCAGGATGTGGTTTAGATTTGGGCACCTAAGAACTATACTCAGAATACTGCAGATCCATTCCACCTCCTTACCATAGTGTAGATTGGTTTCCCTTCCTGGCTGCCATGCCTTGGGCCACTACAAGCCCACTACTCCCTCATGCTTCTGTGTTGAGTGGCATGAGGTCCCTAGAAATTTTATAATAGGTCACAGCAAACAGGAAATAGAACTAATCAAGATGACTAtcacctgaagaatggataatggaattgtacatgtacacaatagaACTTTATTTACCTATAACAAGAAATGGTAGTTTGATGTTTGCATACAATATGTAGAACTGGAGAAAATTATACTTTGTAGGATAACCCAGACCCACGTGGTGAAATGTTACATAATTTCtctcatatataaatattagtttTACCTTTATTTCTACTACTATCTTTAATAAGAGTGTGTGTAGAGTACAATGGAGAAGCAGTTTTTAGGCTCAGAGATTAGTACCAGGGAGATTAAATTGTTAAATTGACAGGGTTGACTCTGCAAAGAGAGAAATGTATAACCTGTTTTCTGCCTACATTGCTGTAAATAGATGTAGTTCATATCCTGATGACTTATGCACTATTCTTCTGGTAAGACTACATTTGGTTTTTCAGACTCTCATGCTTATCCCGGTCATTGCTCCATAAAACCTTATTTTGAGCATTGTTTGTCAGTcaaaaaaacctatttttaatgggATATGTCACAAGAATTTGTGACAGAATTTGAGGTGATCTTTATGTGTTTTCCTTTACTATCAGACTACTGATTATTGAGAGATTCTGGGAAATAGGTGTGGGGCAAGTAAAACCAGGGGAAATGGGCCTGGGGCAAGAGTAACATTGAGATGTTTCCAAACCTGAAAAATCTCATCTTGATACTGGCAGGGGTAAGGTTGGAGCCTGTGACCAAACTACAGACTTAACTTCCTCTTTTCATATaagcaagcacctggaattcctcctacTGCAAATGAAGAATTTTCACCACTTCCATACCAATCAATAATGGACCTTCATGCTGAAAATGCCTAACAACTCCCCAAGCTTTATGTAGTTCTTATTACCCCAGAATAAAGAGAACTGTAAATCTGAAAATGATCTTGGAGAAggtttatttcttccctgaactCATGCCAACTGAGTGTCTATGAACCCAAGCTTCTTTACTTTCATTGCAGCCTGATGTACTACACTATCTAAATATCAccagggaagaagcagaaacagaccATCAAATAATAGGTAGTTATATAACAACTTCCTAGGTCACTAAATTCCAATAGGCAGCTTCTAGTTTATGGAACACAGATGGCCCTAGTTATTATCAGAGAGTCagtaaacaaatcaaaaacacagGAATGTGAGAAAGGGATTTTTAGGGAAGAGAATTGAGAATGTAATCGAGAGTGTAAAAAAGTTGGGGATAAGAATTGTTGAGTATGcacagtatatatgtataaacttgTCAGAGAGCaggtttaattaataaaataagaatatatggAATACAGAAAAGGCAGTTTGTTCTCAAAGGATGGCTTGTAACTATCAGTACATTCACTgacatatatagaaaaaaaaacagatgttgTGTCCTATGGTTATAAGAAAAGAATAACTgccaaaaaaggaaaattattaagACTCAGAGTTAGATGAAATTTAATCTAAAAAAACCTTTTGAAGTGTCGAGAGGAAAGCATCAGTTTTCATAATGAAAAAGTATCATTAGTTAAGATGTATATTTATTGACTATAATGTGTAAAGTCCTGGATTTGATTATTAACACtgcaaaaacatacatacaaacaaacataaatgaaaacagaaaatatttgagaaaattacaatattaaaaaaaaagaaacacattgatGCAATTGAAATGGAAATGAGGTTATTATCACAGACTCTTAGCTTACAATCTTCTGGTTTCCCATTTTAGACATCAATTTCAAAGTTATAATCTATTATTTTGGGGAATCTAGAAGAAAGTGATCTGTTGATGGGAACATGTGACCTAATGAAGTTGAATCAAAATTTGAAAGTCATAAATTTTAATAGCAACTAATGAGATTGTCACAGCCagaaaaattttattataataaccAGTGGAATATTGTGGAAtcatgaaaattataaatatcaCATCAGTTTTATTGCAGACAAAAAATGTAGATTAAAGAGAAAGACATCATGTTAAACCAAATGAGTTAGAAAGGTACTATGTGTTGCTTGAACAAGTAGAAGGTGATAACATAATAATATGAACACAGAGCAGGGAGAACTATGAATAGCACATTAATGGGTCAGATGTATAGGGTGAACAATAAAACAGGGTGTGCAAATGTGCAAAACAGAATTTGTGTGTTAACACAAAACACATAGTTGTCACTTCATAGGTAAGAAGAGATCATTTATTCTGAGTAACTTCTGAATGACCATGACCTAGTAAAACAGGTTCATAATACCTATTTACTATTGTAacagttttataaaattttatagtatGAGAGCACATTCAAACATAACTCATAAATAAAAGATGCTGTGAAATACACTGCTGAAAATATACAGTAAGTGGTAACAGCAAAATGGAAACTCTTAAGACTTGATATTGCCTAATAATATTGTTAGATTTTCTTGAATGATATGGACCTCTttgtatattcaaaatatttatctgATAAACACAAAGATATTAGAACACATCCAGAATTGGACAATAAATAGCTACATAGGAAGCTAAAAGACCCAAGACAATTTGATTGTGGACATACAAAAGTCTAACACTCCACATTTACTTGTGTGACAATCAGTCCTGTAGAGAGCTTAATGTTGCTGCATTTCTTCCTGAGAAGTTGAATTAATGTGAAAGCATAGAAACATAATAGTGAAGATTACTTCACTTTTATTAAAATGCATCAATaatattaatatcaaaataaGCATTTTGAAGGCTGGGAAGAAAAGGGATTCTTTGAACCACTGTCCATTCGTTTGTTTCTCaacaaagggtttctctgtgtagtcacagctgtcctggaacttgctctgtagacgatgatggcctcaaactcagatatctttctgtagttttctctaaagtgctggaattaaggcatGCATTACCAGGTGCACCAGATCCAAGCTGAATAATGTTTTTAGatttggaaataaagaaaaacaacaaataaataaataaattatcataTTATGTAGTTATGTACGGGAAAAATAACTTGACAATTTgtatcaggaaaataaaagtgtgtgtgtgtgtgtgtgtgtgtgtgtgtgtgtgtgtgtgtgtgtgtttgaaataaaCCAAGCAAAGCAAGGAAAATTGAACATGATCACATTGATATTTGAAATTTCTTCAGTTTACCCTAGAGAAGTACGTGAGAGACTTGAAAGTGGCCAGTGGAGTTGAAGGGTCATATTAGATAGCACTTGTCAAAGATGAGAAAATTACATTTTGAATATGGGACTAAATAATGGTGTGTATACCAGAGTAATTGTAGTCAGTGATGTACTAGTTACATGTGTTCATGAACAATACTCTAATATGAAATAGTAATTTGATACATATGTTAATTCTCAGGTTTAATTTATGACTAATGTAAAATActaatacttttcttttattacatttttgtatttacatgtcaaatgttatcccctttcccagtttcctctccagcaACCCTCTAACCATCCCTCTTGCCCCTGCTTTTATGAAAGTGCTCTCCCACCTACCTAACCACTCCCTCCCTAcaacctgccctggcattcccctacaatagggcatcaagtcttcacagaatcaagggcctctcctcccattgatgccaaacaaggtCACCCtgtactacatatgtagctggagccatcggttgctccatgtgtactcctttgttggtggtttagtccatgggagctgtggggtatctggttggttgatattgttttcttcctatagggttacaATCCCCTTTAGCTcgttcagttctttctctaactccaccatttgggaccccattctcagtccaatgcttggctgtgagcatctgcctctgtatttgtcaggctctggctgagcctctcaggtgacagttatatcaaactcctgtcagcaagcacttcttggcatctgcaatattgtgtgtgggtttttgtgactgtatatgggatagatcccaaggtggggcagtctctgaatggcctttccttcagtctctgctctacattttgttttcctcctgtaagtattttgttcccccttctaagaaggactgaaatatccacaCTTCAAAGCCAGCACACCAGGTCTGCTCCAGGTGCAGGTTCAAACTGTGATTCTGGGCATATTAGAGCTTCTAGGAGTTTAGCTTCCTCtaggtgttgtgggactgggtgcaAAGCCAGTGCCCGAGGTCTTCttagggcactggttcagactggaggGGACCAGTGCCCCTGGCTCTGTTAAGGTTCCTGTGTTCCTGGATCATTGGGGACTCAGTTACTCTGGCTTTTGGGGTGGATACTGTGGTCTTCTCACCTGTAATCCTGGGAGTATTAGAGCACTTGGGATTCAAGCGTCCTCTGGGTGTTGAGGTAAAAGACttttaaatatgttatattatGGGCTACGTATGTAGGATTTTATCTATCAAGTAAgattgaaaaataaacagaaattatatatattgttataatataataacatattatattatacaaattatatataatgttataatataaaaagtattacTTTCTTTTGTAATATTGTATATAACACTTCTCAACCCCAGTAATGTTGTTAAAAGAGACACATTACAGATTTCCTTAGATTTCTTGTTTATAATTAACGTCTGTGGGGTGTGGTCCATAGTAtgacttttaataaaataaaaattaagagttcTTCCTGGGAGAAAATAAATCAACCTCCCTATTAACTTTAACAACTAAATATTAACTACAAAAACACAAAGCTGACTAACAGTTTTCAAGTTTCCTTTTTATGTACACCAGGGAAACTTTTAAAGAGTGTAAAGACAATAGAACAATTAAACTAATGAGGAGCTTTGAGAATTCATGCCCTGGGACATACGACAATTTAATAATGCTCCTTCTACTCCTTATTTCTCCACTTCCAATATCTGTGCTGTGAAAAACTCATCTGATCTGCCTTCACTGAACAGATAATTGACAGAAAACAGCTTCAGTAACAAATATTGGAAAAGCTGGTATGCTGCAGTCAGGGCTGGTGAGGTACttaaggaaagcagaaaggatgCGTGTAATGGGCTACACTATTAGAAGACTGGAGAGTGGAAGGTGCCTGATTGTTCTATTATTATACGCATTTCACTGAGTCTCTTTTCCAGATATTATTACATTACCATCAATCCATCTTTGAAATATAGTTATATTCCAATTTCAGTTTCTGAAGAGAATCTCTTTATTCTCCACCCAATTCTGTGACTTGTAGAATCATGTAAGACTTCCTTTGTTGAATTTCATAATTCAAATCTACTCAATATTAATTTCTAGAATTATAATTTCCTGTTTGTCATGTGTTACTCCCTTtatataaacattaatatttttatttatatttactattcCCTGTACTAACATTCATATAAAAAATTTTgtaaaatttccattttgttaGTGATTTCTCCACAATACATACTTCATTTCTAACTATTAGGCTCTAAAATATAATAGGCAAAACACAATTCACCAAAAATGCAAATAATGAGACAAAAACTCGGGATCTCAGACTAATAAAGAATGTAATATAACAAATGTTAAATTGACaagaagaaaatgcagaagaCAGTATGTGAACCTCACACCTTATTCCCGATGCCCTCATCCTTTGCTTCTTATTTCACTGGTCATTGAAATCCTCACCAATTCCAGGTGACGACATCATAGAGTAACTATATTCTGTGTTCTCAGGTTGaatgcctctctcctctctctctctcttactctcactctttctcttttgtctttattGCTTTCTGTCCTCTGCTTAAACATTCCTACTTCAGAAAAGGTATTATATTTCATTTCCCAACTGTCACAGGATAAATTACTTTACCACTTTGCAGGTGTTTTTTcctaaattaaatgaaattaatgaaGCATTCATAATACCAACAGATTCTATCACTGAAAATTGGCAATGCATAtgtcataattttcttttatttttcaatgataattttgtttatattacCTTTCAACACTTATAATCAAATTAATTGAATAGATATTTTAACCATTAGTGCTCCAGTTTTCACAACAATGTATTCATACTCCTATCCATGAACATATaagcacacatgaatatatagtTCCTCCTGTTTTATTATACTAATGATAGTCTATCTTGTTTTCTACTCTCATCTTTATAATCAACATgatcctttctcttcccagagaCATTCATTTAGAAGCAGTTTTTTGAAAAAGAGGAGCTTCAGGAAATTTCATTAATTGTAAGTTGTTCATGgctttcaaatagaaaaaaatagctaCAACATTTACATTAATAAATGCATCATGAATGTTGCTGCTCCAGTTGACAAgatatactcaatgataattATTCCTGACAAATTTAAAAGTCCTcatgagggctgaggagatggctcagccgttaaaggctaggctcacaaccaaaaataaaagtccTCATGACTTTCTCTTTACactgatttaaataaataaatcaaaattatgTTCAAGAAACTTGATAAAAGGTTAAATTTCTAAATCTCAGTTAAATAGCTACCTGGGGAATTTCATGTACCAAAACAATTATTATAAAGAAGTCAACtagtattaataataatattataaaaatgaaacaatacacATTGAAATAGTGTTCATAAGGCATTTTTAAATAAGTTAGTTAAGTAGGTGTCAGTCATTGCCAGAATGAAAGGTAGGCTTTCAAGAGTATGTCAGTAGCTATTATTTGAAAACCATCCTTACCTTATCTCTAACAGATACACAAGTTATATGGAAACGGAAAACCACACACTGATATCAGAATTTTTCCTCCTGGGTTTCTCAGATGATCCTAAACTGCGACCCATTCTCTTTGGACTGTTCCTGTCTGTGTACCTTGTCACAGTGCTTGGGAACTTGCTCATCATCCTGGCTGTCAGCTCTAACTCACATCTCCACaaccccatgtacttcttcctctccaatctgTCCTTTGTTGACATCTGTTTCATATCAACCACAATACCAAAAATGCTAGTGAACATGCAGTCAAAGACAAAAGACATCTCCTACATAGAATGCCTTACACAggtatatttttttaatacttttgttGGGATGGATGATGTTTTACTCACTTTAATGGCCTATGACCGCTTTGTAGCCATCTGTAACCCCCTCAAATACACTATTATCATGAACCCTAGGGTGTGTACCCTTCTGGTTCTGATGTTTTGGATTATCATATTCTGGGTCTCCCTGATTCATGTTCTATTGATGAATGAGCTGAACTTCTCCAGAGGCACAGAAATTCCACATTTCTTCTGTGAACTAGCTCAAGTTCTCAAAGTCTCCAACTCTGACACTCATATCAATAATGTCTTCATGTATGTGTTGACTATCCTACTAGGTGTGATTCCTATGACAGGAATACTCATGTCTTACTCACAGATTGTCTCATCCTTATTAAGGATGTCCTCTACTGTAAGTAAGTACAAAGCTTTTTCCACCTGTGGATCTCACCTCTGTGTGGTCTGTTTGTTCTATGGGTCAGGAATTGGAGTTTACTTCAGCTCTTCTGTGGTCCATTCTACCCGGAGAAGAATGGTTGCTTCACTGATGTACACTGTGATTAGCCCTATGCTGAACCCCTTTATCTATAGCCTGCGAAACAAAGATGTGAAGGGTGCCCTTAGTAAACTTTTTATCAG
Protein-coding sequences here:
- the LOC116907802 gene encoding olfactory receptor 1174-like, translated to METENHTLISEFFLLGFSDDPKLRPILFGLFLSVYLVTVLGNLLIILAVSSNSHLHNPMYFFLSNLSFVDICFISTTIPKMLVNMQSKTKDISYIECLTQVYFFNTFVGMDDVLLTLMAYDRFVAICNPLKYTIIMNPRVCTLLVLMFWIIIFWVSLIHVLLMNELNFSRGTEIPHFFCELAQVLKVSNSDTHINNVFMYVLTILLGVIPMTGILMSYSQIVSSLLRMSSTVSKYKAFSTCGSHLCVVCLFYGSGIGVYFSSSVVHSTRRRMVASLMYTVISPMLNPFIYSLRNKDVKGALSKLFIRVASCPSWINDIRTKFILRNIRQIL